One Brassica napus cultivar Da-Ae chromosome A5, Da-Ae, whole genome shotgun sequence DNA window includes the following coding sequences:
- the LOC106454441 gene encoding BTB/POZ domain-containing protein At3g03510: MSDGYSKNTMTRNSKPPDLELYVKGVPFHLHNETLAKKSAKVTTLLECKKIDELRWILKDIDVEPTTFFLVVRFCYGYKIHLSSENILSVLCTAYYLEMNDDHISNNLLNKAVTFLEQRLLMSWNETVKALAVCSDKILDKISDVGLTEVFLDSLLEKALKDPSLLEYLTTLPLRLYEPLIQEASKHNVSVENLVESVYNYAKRYVFEKYSGDESVSRNKRQVLEAVERLLPHQRGAISCGFLFKSLKESMFLDASPDCRKGFEDRISKQLDMATSKDLMILLPNKVGGGAYDTNLLKTILQSFYSNYNVSDVSRFVSVARMLEEFLLDAAASDAGLSVETFKAFGEITFAASCDVLRYSDGIYRAVDVFLERHRDDLTETEKMEACRVLDCKKLSPEACEHASKNEKLPLRIVVQVLFFAQKQIQDKVAREMESVEDKDDDDDIEDMNKKLLRLDIESDYSEKREIENLECVVHCVKEKKEERKISVWREVKRKFGCMTSLTVDACNCHIKKRKKTYHHYK; this comes from the exons ATGTCAGATGGATACTCGAAGAACACTATGACCCG AAACTCAAAGCCACCAGATCTTGAACTCTACGTGAAAGGAGTCCCATTTCATCTTCACAAT GAAACTTTGGCTAAGAAGTCTGCCAAAGTGACAACACTACTCGAGTGTAAGAAGATCGATGAACTGCGGTGGATCCTCAAAGACATTGACGTGGAACCGACAACCTTCTTCCTCGTGGTTAGATTCTGCTATGGCTACAAGATCCATTTATCATCTGAAAACATCCTCTCTGTTCTCTGCACCGCTTATTACCTAGAGATGAACGATGATCACATCTCTAATAATTTGCTGAACAAGGCAGTAACGTTTTTGGAACAACGACTTCTTATGAGCTGGAACGAGACGGTGAAAGCTCTTGCTGTCTGCAGCGACAAGATTCTTGACAAAATCTCTGATGTTGGACTCACTGAAGTCTTCTTAGACTCTCTTCTCGAAAAGGCTCTCAAAGATCCTAGTTTACTCGAATATCTTACTACGTTACCTCTTAGGTTATATGAACCATTGATCCAGGAAGCTAGTAAGCACAATGTCTCGGTCGAAAACCTCGTGGAATCGGTCTACAACTACGCGAAAAGATACGTTTTCGAGAAATATTCTGGAGATGAAAGCGTTTCAAGAAACAAGAGACAAGTTCTTGAAGCTGTTGAGAGGCTTTTGCCTCACCAAAGAGGAGCTATCTCCTGTGGATTCTTGTTCAAATCTCTTAAAGAATCGATGTTTCTCGATGCTTCTCCTGACTGTCGAAAAGGGTTTGAAGATAGGATAAGCAAACAGCTAGATATGGCCACATCAAAAGATCTTATGATTCTATTACCAAACAAAGTGGGAGGAGGAGCTTATGACACCAACCTCTTGAAAACCATTCTCCAGAGCTTCTACAGTAACTACAACGTCTCTGACGTTTCGAGGTTTGTGAGCGTAGCAAGAATGCTTGAAGAGTTTCTATTGGATGCTGCAGCGAGTGATGCTGGTTTAAGTGTAGAAACGTTCAAGGCGTTTGGAGAAATAACGTTTGCTGCGTCTTGCGATGTTTTGAGATACTCTGATGGAATCTACAGAGCGGTTGATGTGTTCTTGGAGAGGCATAGAGATGATCTGACTGAAACTGAGAAGATGGAAGCTTGTAGAGTTCTTGACTGCAAGAAGCTTTCGCCTGAGGCTTGTGAGCATGCTTCGAAGAATGAGAAGCTTCCGTTGAGGATTGTTGTGCAGGTTTTGTTCTTTGCTCAAAAGCAGATTCAGGATAAGGTGGCTAGAGAAATGGAAAGTGTAGAGGATAAAGATGACGATGATGACATTGAGGATATGAATAAGAAGCTGCTGAGGCTTGACATTGAGTCTGATTACAGTGAGAAAAGAGAGATTGAGAATCTTGAATGTGTTGTTCATTGCgtgaaggagaagaaagaagagaggaaGATAAGTGTGTGGAGAGAAGTGAAGAGGAAGTTTGGTTGTATGACTTCTTTGACTGTGGATGCTTGCAATTGTCAcatcaagaagaggaagaagacttaTCATCACTACAAATAA
- the LOC106450540 gene encoding (Z)-3-hexen-1-ol acetyltransferase, protein MDYQVSLPPSTTTCLSFKVHRRQPELVTPAKPTPRELKPLSDIDDQQGLRFQIPVIFFYRPNLTNNLDPVQVVRRALAQTLVYYYPFAGRLREGLNRKLSVDCTGEGVLFIEADADVTLAKLEEADALLPPFPCLEELLFDVEGSSELLNTPLLLVQVTRLKCSGFIFALRFNHTMTDGAGLSLFLKSLCELACGLHAPSVPPVWERESLIASASARVTHTHREYDDKVQPEAVVVGDFLVSRSFFFGPEEISTIRGLLPADLHNTTFEAMTSFLWRCRTIALSPDPNTEMRMTCIVNSRSKLSNPPIPSGYYGNVFAIPVAIATAKDLMEKPLEFPLRLIQEAKKSVTEDYIRSMMALMATRGRPMFVAAGNYIVSDLRHFDLGKVDFGPWGKPVYGGTAKAGIAVFPGVSFYVPFMNRKGVSGTVVAISLPVQAMEKFVEELDGVLHVT, encoded by the exons ATGGACTATCAAGTATCTTTGCCACCATCCACCACCACATGTCTCTCTTTTAAGGTGCATCGCCGGCAGCCTGAGCTTGTCACTCCGGCTAAGCCAACGCCACGAGAGCTCAAACCTCTCTCCGACATAGACGACCAACAAGGACTGAGATTTCAAATTCCTGTTATCTTTTTCTATAGACCTAACCTTACTAATAATCTTGATCCGGTTCAAGTGGTCAGGAGAGCTCTGGCTCAGACGCTGGTTTACTATTACCCGTTCGCTGGTAGGCTCCGGGAAGGTCTTAACCGAAAACTTTCGGTGGACTGTACGGGAGAAGGCGTTTTGTTCATTGAAGCAGACGCTGACGTTACGTTGGCTAAGTTGGAAGAAGCTGATGCTCTTCTTCCCCCTTTCCCTTGCTTAGAAGAGCTTCTCTTTGACGTAGAAGGTTCCAGCGAGCTTCTTAACACTCCTTTGCTTCTCGTTCAG GTCACACGTCTCAAGTGTAGCGGATTCATCTTCGCCCTCCGTTTCAACCACACCATGACTGATGGAGCTGGTCTGTCCCTCTTTCTGAAATCACTATGCGAGTTGGCATGTGGGTTACACGCGCCGTCGGTTCCACCAGTGTGGGAACGAGAGTCCCTGATTGCGAGTGCATCTGCGCGTGTGACACATACGCACCGCGAGTATGATGATAAAGTGCAACCTGAAGCAGTTGTTGTTGGAGACTTTTTAGTTAGTAGGTCTTTCTTTTTTGGTCCGGAGGAGATTTCCACTATACGGGGACTCCTCCCGGCCGATCTCCACAACACCACTTTTGAAGCGATGACATCGTTTTTGTGGCGTTGTCGGACGATTGCACTGAGTCCTGACCCCAACACCGAGATGCGAATGACATGCATCGTCAATTCTCGTTCCAAACTTAGCAACCCGCCCATACCATCCGGTTACTACGGTAACGTTTTTGCCATTCCTGTGGCGATAGCTACCGCAAAAGATCTAATGGAGAAACCGCTCGAGTTTCCTCTGAGGTTGATACAAGAGGCGAAGAAGAGCGTGACAGAAGACTACATACGGTCGATGATGGCACTAATGGCAACTAGAGGAAGGCCTATGTTTGTGGCAGCTGGAAACTACATAGTGTCGGATTTGAGACATTTTGATTTAGGAAAAGTTGATTTCGGGCCGTGGGGTAAACCTGTGTACGGTGGAACCGCTAAGGCCGGTATCGCAGTGTTTCCAGGAGTGAGCTTCTACGTGCCTTTTATGAATAGAAAAGGTGTGAGCGGAACCGTTGTGGCAATTAGCTTGCCGGTGCAAGCGATGGAGAAGTTCGTAGAAGAGCTTGATGGTGTGTTACATGTGACCTAA
- the LOC106453286 gene encoding (Z)-3-hexen-1-ol acetyltransferase-like: protein MDYQLSLPLSTTTPRLSFKVHRRKPELITPAKLTPRELKLLSDIDDQQGLRFQIPFMFFYRPSLTSTLDPVQVIRTALGQTLVYYYPFAGRLLEGPNRKLAVNCTGEGVLFIEADADVTFAELEEADALLPPFPCLEELLFDVEGSSELLGTPLLLVEVTRLKCGGFIFALRINHTMTDGAGLSLFLKSLCELACGLHAPSVPPVWERQLLIASTYARVTHTHREYDEYVEPEAVVVGDCLVTRSFFFGPDEIAAIRRLLPPGLHNHNSTFDALTSFLWRCRTVAMSPDPNTEMRMTCIVNSRSKLRNPPIPSGYYGNVFAIPVAIATAKDLMEKPLEFPLRLIQEAKSSVTEDYIRSVTALMATRGRPKFVTAENYIVSDLRRFDIGKVDFGPWGKPVYGGTAKAGIATFPGVSFYVPFKNKKGENGTVVAISLPALAMEKFVEELNGVFMAGSFAKSKKTFVLKSKI, encoded by the exons ATGGACTATCAATTGTCtttgccactatccaccaccaCACCACGTCTTTCGTTCAAGGTGCATCGCCGGAAGCCTGAGCTGATTACTCCGGCTAAGCTAACACCAAGAGAGCTCAAGCTTCTCTCCGACATAGACGACCAACAAGGACTGAGATTTCAAATTCCCTTTATGTTTTTCTATAGACCTAGCCTTACAAGTACTCTTGATCCGGTCCAAGTGATCAGGACAGCTCTCGGACAGACGCTGGTTTACTATTACCCGTTCGCTGGTAGGCTCCTGGAAGGTCCTAACCGGAAACTTGCGGTGAACTGTACCGGAGAAGGCGTTTTGTTCATTGAAGCAGACGCTGACGTTACGTTTGCTGAGTTGGAGGAAGCTGAtgctcttcttcctcctttccCTTGCTTAGAAGAGCTTCTCTTTGACGTAGAAGGTTCTAGTGAGTTGCTTGGCACTCCTTTACTTCTCGTTGAG GTCACGCGGCTCAAGTGCGGTGGATTCATCTTCGCCCTCCGTATCAACCACACCATGACGGATGGAGCCGGTCTGTCACTCTTTCTGAAATCACTATGCGAGTTGGCGTGTGGGTTACACGCGCCTTCAGTTCCACCTGTGTGGGAACGACAGTTGCTGATCGCGAGTACATATGCTCGCGTGACACATACTCACCGCGAGTATGACGAATATGTGGAACCCGAAGCGGTTGTTGTTGGAGATTGTTTGGTTACTAGGTCTTTCTTTTTTGGTCCGGACGAGATAGCCGCTATAAGGAGACTCCTCCCGCCCGGTCTCCACAACCACAACAGCACTTTTGATGCGCTGACATCGTTTTTGTGGCGTTGTCGGACGGTTGCAATGAGTCCAGACCCCAACACCGAGATGCGAATGACATGCATCGTCAATTCTCGTTCCAAACTTAGAAACCCACCCATACCGTCGGGTTACTATGGAAACGTATTTGCCATTCCTGTGGCGATAGCCACCGCAAAAGATCTGATGGAAAAACCGCTCGAGTTTCCTCTGAGGTTGATACAAGAGGCGAAGTCTAGCGTGACAGAGGACTACATACGGTCAGTGACGGCGCTAATGGCAACTAGAGGCCGGCCTAAGTTTGTGACAGCTGAAAACTACATAGTGTCGGATTTGAGACGTTTTGATATAGGAAAAGTTGATTTCGGCCCTTGGGGTAAACCGGTGTACGGTGGAACCGCTAAGGCCGGTATTGCCACGTTTCCAGGAGTGAGCTTCTATGTGccatttaagaataaaaaaggtGAGAATGGAACTGTTGTGGCAATTAGCTTGCCTGCGCTAGCGATGGAGAAGTTCGTAGAAGAGCTCAACGGTGTTTTCATGGCCGGATCCTTTGCTAAGTCCAAAAAGACATTTGTCttgaaatctaaaatttaa